The Armatimonadota bacterium nucleotide sequence TGCCCGCGTAGTACTTCTCGAAGCTGTCCGGCTTGACCCCGTCGTCCCAGGGGAAGGTGAGGTATTTGCCGGTTCCCTTGAAGTAGTACTCGACATGGCACTGGGCACAGACGAGGGTCTTCATCTCGGCTTTGGTGGCCTTGGCGATGTCCTTGCCCTGCCGCTCGAAGGCTTCGATCAGCGCGGGCCGCGAGATCTGCAGCGCGAACGTCTTCGGGTTGTGGCAGTCGGCGCATCCGATCGAGTTCTTGACCTCGGAATCGTAGTGGTCGAACTTGCCCGCGTAGAACGCCGACACGGTGTCGCGCACCATCAAGCGCGGAACATCGGGGCTCTTGCAGGACCAGCACGTGGCCGGGGTCTTGTCGTTTCGGCGCTTGGTGCCTTTCACGTCTTCCACGGCGTTGGCGTGCCCGCGAGCTTGATTGAACTCAAGCGAAAACGGGTATCCGGCGAAGAGGATCACAAGTTTGGGGTCAGACTCCAGGTAGTCGCGAAACCCGGAGCCCCCATAGCGGGTGTTGATGGCCGAACCCTTGGTGGCGAGCCAAGACTGGTATTGGTTCGTCTTGTACGACCACTTGGTGTTGTCGGATGAGCCTAGGGTGGATCGAAATCTGGCGGATGCGTCCGGTGTTTGGCCGATGGCATAGGCGGGTCTTTCGCCCGAGAGCGAGCCGATCACAAGCGCTCCAAGCATCAGCGCGAAGGCCCCGGGCCAAGAGTGTGCCGCCAGTCCGGCAAACCCACGAATCTTTGTTTGCATGACTGTTGTCCTCGAACGAGCAAGCCGACAACGAATGGGGGCTGTGCCGTTCCTCTTCCAAGTGTTCCTGACCGGGCCGCGAAGTGGACTATGACGGCGGTCATGCGACAACGATGTATAGATTCGTGATGCAGAGCGTTGCTCGCAAGTTTGCAGGGGCGACGGCTGCGGATGCCGCTATAATGGACTCCAATTCAGGAAGCATCCTGGTTCGAACCGGGACCTGGTATGGGACCGTTTGAAACACGGCTTCTGGCCAGTCGTCGGTATGCAACGTGACGGATCGACTCCGGAGGGCATAACCTTGAGGATCAAAAACCAAACGAAGCGACTTTTCCTAAACCTTGCGCTTTTCGCCGCCTCGGTGGCAGCAATGGGCGCCGACTTTACCAACGAGGACCTGCAAAAGATGGTCCGCGAGCTGGAGGCCGTCGCCGGCCATCCAGGCGACTACAACTGGCCGATCGAATGCAGGGTCGAGAAGAACGACCAGGTCAACGCCTATGCCACGGCGATCGACAAGAAGGACGGCAAGAAGCCGCAGGCCACGATGGTGGTGTTTACCGGGCTGGTGGACCTCGCCAAGGGCGACCTGAACCTGATTCGGGCGGTCGTGGCCCATGAGGTCGCTCACTTGGAGCTCGGACACTGCCGGTCTTTGTCTCCAGCGGCCAGGGACCTCTCCAATCTATGGACGCGCCAGCAGGAGCACGCGGCCGACATCCAAGGCGCCATCCTGCTTCAAAAGGCCGGCTACAAGAAGCAGCACATGGTCGACATGCTCATGATGCTGGACAAGATGCGGGCCCGCAAGGGCGATTGGCTGGGAAGGCTCACCGCAGACCACGCGGATCCCAAAGCCCGAGCCGCCGAGATCGCCGACAACAAGGACGTCATGCGCTCGCTGCTGATGTTCGACGTCGGCTTGGCCTACATGGATTGCCGACGCTACAAGCTGGCCGCCGACTTTTTCGCCAAAGCCTCGGAGCTCGAACCCAAGCTTACCGAGGCCTATGTCAACGAGGCTTATTGCCGACTCTACAACTACTACGACTACGTGCCCAGGGACGTGAGGACCACCTGGTTCACGCCCGACTTTGGGCCGGTGCTAACGGAAATCACTTCAGGCGTTCGCGGCGTCGAGATCGGTGTGGAAGATCTTGCCCGCTACAAGCTTGCCGTTTTGACGATCGGCATCGCCAAGATCAAGGCGCCCTCGCATCCGATGGTGGCCGAGCTCGAAGCGCTCGCCAAGGTCTTGGACCCCGAAGCGGGGCACTCTGCCCAAATGCTCGAGGGTGCGCGGGCCTTTGAGGACATGGCCAACAAGACGTCGGACAAGGCCGCGAAGCTCCGCTATGCCGCCAATGCAGGTGTCGGATTCCAAAGGGGGGGCGACCTGCAAAAAGCCTACGACGTAATGATCGTCGCTCAGAAGCAAAGTGACTTCTACAATGCCGCGCTTGCCGAGAGCATCGGGCGCATCAAGGTGACCAACCGTGCCAAAGAGACCGCATCGCTGGCGGTGGACGTGATGGCGACCTGGCTTGCTCGGACGCCTCAGGCCAGCCCCTATTGGCAGTCCGTAAAGAAGAACCTCGACGAGGTCTGCAAGGAACTGAGCATCGACGTTCCGAAGCTGGAAACGACGCCGATCTATCTGTGCAAGGTCGTTTCGATCTTCCACAGCGGCAAAGAAGTCGGCATGTTCATGCCGCAAGATGATCTCTTCACCCTGTTCGGCAAGGCGGACTTGGCGCTTTCCTTCGACGAGCGTTACCCCGACCTCATGGAGATCCGCTGGTCGAGCGGCGACTTTGCGGTGTTCACCGAGCGGGGCAAAGCGCTGAGGCTCACTTCCTACACGGACGGAGACTACCTGTATCTCCGCCCGAAAGAGCGGACCATCCAGGGGGTCTTCCAGATCAAGGTTGGGATGACCGAAGAGGAGTTCGGGAAGATTCTGAACGTCAAAGGTGGGGCTTCGCTCGACCTGGCCAAGGGTGGCAAGATCGAAAAGTGGCTCTACTACCCCGGAATGAACATGGGCGTTTACCTTGATGGCGGCAAGATCAAAGGGATCACGGTGACGGCGGTCGAGGACGAGTAACGTCGCTCGATGAGCACGAGCAGATCGGGCGGCTGCCGAACGGCAGCCGCCCGATCGCCATTGGTGGGATCCCTACAGCTTGATGTCGACGATTCCGCTCACGCCGACGTTTTCGACGGCCTTGAGGCTGGACTTGTCGGGATTCTTGGTGGAGACTGGGATGAGGGCTCGGAGCCTCAGCTCGCCGAGGAACTTCACTTCAGGTGAGGCCACTGCGGCGACCCGATCGACGGCATCTGGCGGACCCATCACCTGGGCAGCGCCGACGGCTGAAGGGGTACCGACGCCAACCGTGAGAATCGGCACGACTTTGGTCTTGAGGCGCGGCGTATCTTCGCGATCCCAAAGCTTGTTGATGCCCTTGTTGATGTCTTTGCCAAAGGTGTTCACGACGACGAGCGCGCCGCCGGCTTTGATAAGCTGCTTCAGCTGAGGCGCTCCGACAGCGGCAAGGGCGAGGGTCGCGGCGGCGATCAGGGCTACTTTCTTGGTGGCAAATCGTTTCATGGGTTCTCTCCGGTACTTAGTTTGACGGCTGGGGGACCAGTGGAGTTGCGTGGTCCCTGGCTTCAGGCGCTTCCCGCCCACCCTCACGCATCCTCACTCACCCTCATTCATCCTCACGCGTCTTGAGCCCCCTCACCCCCGTTCACTGCGTTCCCCGATGGAACCGGGGCAAGCACGGACCCACTCCCACAAGGGGCGAGCAAGTTCCCCGACTCACCCGCCCACCGTCTCACCCTCTCTCATCCTCACTCATCCTCACACACCCTCATTCACCCTCAAGCAAAAAGAGAATCGCCCTCCCGTTATGGGAGGGCGATTCGTGTTCAGCGATCATTCGCCGATCAAGCTTAGTACTTGATCGAGGCCTGAGAGGTGAGGAACCCACCCTTGGCCTTCGTGGCGCTCGAGAAGAACGGGTTGAAGCCCGAGGTTCCCTTGCTGTCGTAGTCGCTGATCTGCCACAGGAAGCTCAACCAGGCGTTCTCGCCCATGTTGTACTTGAGGCCGATGTTGTACCATCGCTCCTCAGGCTTGCCACCATCGAACGAGCCGCGAGCCGCGAGGTCCCAATTGACGAACTCGCCGCCAATCATGAGGTTCCAAGCGTCGTTGACCTTATAGTTCAGGTGAGCTTTGTAGTGGTTGATGGTGTCGTCGCCGGTGAGACCCGTCACGCCGTTGATCGTCGTTTCGGATCCCTCATACATGGCGCCGTAGACACCCAGGCTGAGCTTCTCGCTCAGGTCGAACATCACCGAGCCATAGAAGCCCTTGATGTCGGTGGGGTTCCACCAGATGCCGATGCGTCCCCAAGAGCCCGGCGCATAGAACTGCGGGTCGATGCTCTTGTAACCGGCCTTGACCGAGAACTTGTTGCCCTTGTAGCCGAGGTTGGCCCAGTAGGCAGCGTTGTCGCCGTCGATGACGTTCGTGCTGTCGCTATTGAGATTGCTCTGCGAATAGCCGCCGTCGATGCTCAGGTTCTCACCGAACATGTAGTTGAAGTCACCGCCGAACACGATGGCTCGGTTGACCGTGGTAGACGAGCCGATGAACGTCGTACCATTCTGATCGAAGATCATGTAGTTGAAGTTCGCCTTGCCCTTCTCGCCCAGCGGGATGCTGAAGCGAGCGCCGAGGTGCTCGTCGACCATGATGCCGTTGTGGTTGCCGTATCCGCGAGGTCGCTCATCGAGACCCGTGGTCGTCGGATCGAAGATGTGCCCGGCGCTGCCGGCCATCATCGTGTTGATCGGAACGCCATTGGACGTCTGGAGGTTGTCCCAGTCTCCGCCATCGCGGCCGCCGAACAGCGTGAAGGTCGAGCTTCCGAAGTGGAAGTCGAAGATCGCGCCGTCGAAGATCCACTGGCCGTTGTCCCAACGCTCGTTGGAGAAGTACGGCGTGTTGTCCGGCCTCTGGAAGAAGTACGGACCGGCCTTGAAGCCAACGCGGCCGACGGTCGCATTGAAGTCCTGGCCGAACAGGCTGGTATTGAACTGAATCCCGGCGTTCTGAACGTAGAAGTCCGTCTTGGGCTCGCTCCAACCCTCGCCATCGAGCACGTGCGACTGGTTCCCGAAGATGGCGCTGCCATCGAACTCCGTGAGGTTGCCCGTCACGAAGGTGGCCCACCACTTGGGTCCGTTGTCGTTGTTGCCCGAGATGGTCATAGAGGCTTCGTGGCCCATGCGAAGGTTCTTCGCAAAGCCGTTCTCGGCGCCAGTCGTCGGGCGGCCATCAAAGGTGATGCCCGTCTCGTCGTCGGTGCCGTAGCCGCTGCCCATCCAGAAGTTGAGGTCGCCATGAATGTCGACCGGCATCTTTCTCTCTTCAAGAGCCTTCACGCGCTTGCTGAGATCTTCGATACCCTTCTTGGTGGCTTCGACGTCCACACCCTGGGAAGCGAGTTCCTTCTCAAAGGTGGAGGTCATCTTCTTCAGGGCGTCGATGTCGGCGGTAAAGTCCTTACCTTGTCCGGGCATCTGCCGCTTGAGAGCGTCCAGAGCGTCCATCACCGCTTTGACTTCAGCCTTGGTGGCCAAGCCTTCGGTGGAACCTCCGCCCATCTTGCCGATTTTTTCGTTGAGAGCGTTGTACTGAGCGGCAAGACCGTCGGAGACGCCCTTGAGGTTCATGTACAGCGCATAGAGAGCCGCAGCCATCTCATAGCGGCTTGCGGGTCGGGGACCTCGGAACATACCGTCCGGGTAACCCACCAGGAATCCGGCAGCTTTCGCGCCGAGAACGGCCTGGTAGGCCCAGTGGTTTTCCGGAGTGTCCGGGAAAGCCTGCCCGAGGGCAGGTGTCACCGACGCAACCATGGCTGCGCCGAGTGAGAGCGTAAGCATTCGCTTCATTTATCCGTCACTGCTCCTTGTGTTTTTTTTGGGCTTGGGGAGCTTGCCGGAGCTTGTTCGCTCGGACGGGCCATCGAAGCTTTCCTCGTTTCCTTTCGAGACCTGCCTTTGCGCCTTCGCTTGGGCCGCGCTTCCCGCGCCTTTCCTTAGGACAGGCATAACCTGCCCTCTGGAGATTATGGACCGCCTTTAGGGGCATTTGCAAGCAAATCTGCGATTCCCCGTTGGGAAAACAGCGCAAATCGCAGGCAAACCCAGACTGGCGTACCACACTTTCGATTATCAGTAGATTTGCTTGGAACCTGAAGGGGCGCTCCTTTCACTTCACTTGTGGCTCCTCGACAGGCGCGATGTAAGATGATGGGCATGGAGCACTACGTGCCCACGCGGCGGTCCATTCTGCTGGGCAGTTTGGCTTTGGGGGGTCGGGTGCTGAGTTCCGGCCGACGCCACAACGCCCCCATCCTCGAGGGTTCAAGGGTTCGTTTTGGCGTTATCACCGACGTCCACCATGGCCTGGCCAACCGGACCGAGGCGCGTCTGGAGGAGTTCCTGATCGCCTGTGAAAAGCGAGAGCTCGATTTCATCATCCAGATGGGCGACTTCAACCACCCGGTCCCCGAGGCACAGGGCTTTCTCAAGCTCTGGCACTCGCACAAGGGTCAGCGATGGGGAGTGCTCGGCAACCACGATATGGACATGGGCTCCAAGAAGCAAGCCCTGGATAACTGGCAGCTCAAGAGCCGCTATTACAGCTTCGATTCAGGTTTTTTGCACTTCGTCGTGCTGGACGCGAATTTCTTCCGAGTGGAGCAAGGGAACGCGAGACTCCAGTCTCGCTCATGGAGTGCGAGTCTCCAGACTCGCGAAAGCCATCCCCGGCCTTGCGGCGTGGAATCGGATGGCGACTCAGAGAGTCGCGGACCCTATGCGAGTCTGGAGACTCGCGTTCCTTCCGGGCTTGTCCCTTACGAAAACGGCAATTGGTACCGCGGCGGCATCACGGCAAGCTGGATCGACCCCGAGCAGATCGAATGGCTGGCCTCCGATCTGAAGGCGACCCGCAAGCCCACCGTCGTTTTCGTCCACCAACCGCTCGACGACATCTGGGAAGGCGGGTCGGTGCCCAACCGCGTCGAGGTCCGCAAGGTGCTGGAAGAGAGCGGCAAGGTCGTCGCCGTCCTGCAAGGGCACAACCACCAGGACGCCAGCGAAACGCGCAACGGCATCCTCTATTGGCGGGTGAACAGCGCCAGCTACGCCTGGGTCGGGGAGAAATACGGCCGCATGGCGGACTACGACCGGAGCCTGTTTGCGTTTGTGGAGATTGGGGACATGGGGACGAAGGGACAAAGGGACCAGGGGACGGCGCCCTGGGAGGCGAAGGGCGAAGGACGAAGGGCGAAGGGGGTGGGTCCGGGGTCCGAGGTCCGAGGTCCGGGATCTCATCATCCCATCACTTCCTCATCCCATCATCTCCACTTCTCAGTCGAGGGCCGACGCGGCATCTTCGAGGGCGATTCACCGTTCACGCGAGGCGTGCCGAACTTCCACCGGTTTTCACCGAGCATCACAAGTGTTCGCGTTGAGATCTGAGTCGCGCCCTATTCGTTGCGACAAGAGACGGCATCTATGTAAGTCCTGTGCCAGAGCTCCGCGATGGCCGTTGCGCCAGCCAAGTTAGGTTCGATGTAGCTGACAAGCCACGGGTCTTCAGACCAGAATCCGTGGCCGCTGAACAGGACTTCGAGGTTGGCAATGTGCACGTTTTGGATCCGTGAGAGAGACCGTATCTCATCGTTGAGCGCTCGGAAGACGTCGAAAGCCTCCACCGGCAGACCAAGTTCGGAAGCAAGGTCAAGCCTGCCATCCGTTGGATCGTAGATGGTGCTAACGAGAATCGGACACCGATAGTGGCCCAGCTTGAGCAGAACCGCTCGAAGCAATCCACTAACGCGCTTATCGAGTCCGGCCAGGGCTGGAGGGTCTCCAGGCTTTTCCAGTACCCGCCACCAGCAGGCTTCAAGAAGATCGTTTCCACCTGCCGTAAGGGTGATTAGGTCGGGATTGCCATCGACCCTTTCCGCAGCCTCAAGCACGCCGGTCGTTGTACAGCCGTCATAGGCCAGCATTTGGAAGCTTTCGGCGCCGACGAGCTTGGCGAGCTGGCTCGCCGCCCCACCACTTGGAGCGCCCGTGTAATCGTCGATGCTGATGGAATCGCCGAGTGCGAGGTAGCGCACCGTTACAACCCCAACCTCCCCCACATCTCATCCACCCGCTTCTTGACATCCTCGCTCATCTTGATCAGCTTCGGGAAGTCGCGGGTGAATCCGTTTTCGCCGGGCCACTTGTGGGTGCAGTCGAACCCCAGCTTGCCGCCGAAGCCCTCGGCGAGCGATGCGTGGTCGAGCTGATCCACGGGACCCCGGCTGAACAGCGCGTCCCGCGCGGGGTCGGTGTTCGCCCCGAAGCGGAACAGCACCTCGTCCAGGTTCTGCACGTCGCAGTCCTCGTCGAACACGAAAACGTACTTCGTGAACGCCAGTCCGCCGAGGCCCCAGATGGCGTTCATCACCTTGAACGCGTGCCCCGGGTACTTCTTCTTGATCGAAACGAACGCCACGTTGTGGAAGCACGCCTCGACCGGCAGGTTCATGTCCACGATTTCGGGCACCGAAAGGCGGATCATCGGCAGGAAGATGCGCTCGACCGCCTTGCCCATCCAGCCGTCCTCCATCGGCGGCACGCCCACGATGGTTGCCGGATACACCGGGCTCGTGCGATGCGTGACGCACGTGACGTGCAGCACCGGGAAGTCCTCGGCCAGCGAGTAGTAGCCGGTGTGGTCGCCGAACGGCCCCTCCAGCCGTCGCTCGCTGGGGTCCACATAGCCCTCGATGACGAACTCGGCGTCGGCGGGAACATGGATGTCGACGGTCTTGCATTTGACGAGCTGGGCGTTCTCCTTG carries:
- a CDS encoding ammonia-forming cytochrome c nitrite reductase subunit c552, with product MQTKIRGFAGLAAHSWPGAFALMLGALVIGSLSGERPAYAIGQTPDASARFRSTLGSSDNTKWSYKTNQYQSWLATKGSAINTRYGGSGFRDYLESDPKLVILFAGYPFSLEFNQARGHANAVEDVKGTKRRNDKTPATCWSCKSPDVPRLMVRDTVSAFYAGKFDHYDSEVKNSIGCADCHNPKTFALQISRPALIEAFERQGKDIAKATKAEMKTLVCAQCHVEYYFKGTGKYLTFPWDDGVKPDSFEKYYAGNGHSDWTHPISGAKMVKMQHPDYELYQESVHAYAGVSCADCHMPRVSNGKAEYTTHQVRSPLYNIDKVCANCHGWTEKQIKDRVYAIQDKNRELLDRAETALVSAHLEIGDAIKLGAKDSELDEARKTVSKAQMYWDYIAASNGMGFHAPQEAARILAKAVDLAQESRLQASRIRSRYGANTPLAWPTEFSAKTTAQAYIKPFVEAQKAKEAAAAAAKPPR
- a CDS encoding M48 family metallopeptidase, encoding MRIKNQTKRLFLNLALFAASVAAMGADFTNEDLQKMVRELEAVAGHPGDYNWPIECRVEKNDQVNAYATAIDKKDGKKPQATMVVFTGLVDLAKGDLNLIRAVVAHEVAHLELGHCRSLSPAARDLSNLWTRQQEHAADIQGAILLQKAGYKKQHMVDMLMMLDKMRARKGDWLGRLTADHADPKARAAEIADNKDVMRSLLMFDVGLAYMDCRRYKLAADFFAKASELEPKLTEAYVNEAYCRLYNYYDYVPRDVRTTWFTPDFGPVLTEITSGVRGVEIGVEDLARYKLAVLTIGIAKIKAPSHPMVAELEALAKVLDPEAGHSAQMLEGARAFEDMANKTSDKAAKLRYAANAGVGFQRGGDLQKAYDVMIVAQKQSDFYNAALAESIGRIKVTNRAKETASLAVDVMATWLARTPQASPYWQSVKKNLDEVCKELSIDVPKLETTPIYLCKVVSIFHSGKEVGMFMPQDDLFTLFGKADLALSFDERYPDLMEIRWSSGDFAVFTERGKALRLTSYTDGDYLYLRPKERTIQGVFQIKVGMTEEEFGKILNVKGGASLDLAKGGKIEKWLYYPGMNMGVYLDGGKIKGITVTAVEDE
- a CDS encoding S-layer homology domain-containing protein, translated to MKRMLTLSLGAAMVASVTPALGQAFPDTPENHWAYQAVLGAKAAGFLVGYPDGMFRGPRPASRYEMAAALYALYMNLKGVSDGLAAQYNALNEKIGKMGGGSTEGLATKAEVKAVMDALDALKRQMPGQGKDFTADIDALKKMTSTFEKELASQGVDVEATKKGIEDLSKRVKALEERKMPVDIHGDLNFWMGSGYGTDDETGITFDGRPTTGAENGFAKNLRMGHEASMTISGNNDNGPKWWATFVTGNLTEFDGSAIFGNQSHVLDGEGWSEPKTDFYVQNAGIQFNTSLFGQDFNATVGRVGFKAGPYFFQRPDNTPYFSNERWDNGQWIFDGAIFDFHFGSSTFTLFGGRDGGDWDNLQTSNGVPINTMMAGSAGHIFDPTTTGLDERPRGYGNHNGIMVDEHLGARFSIPLGEKGKANFNYMIFDQNGTTFIGSSTTVNRAIVFGGDFNYMFGENLSIDGGYSQSNLNSDSTNVIDGDNAAYWANLGYKGNKFSVKAGYKSIDPQFYAPGSWGRIGIWWNPTDIKGFYGSVMFDLSEKLSLGVYGAMYEGSETTINGVTGLTGDDTINHYKAHLNYKVNDAWNLMIGGEFVNWDLAARGSFDGGKPEERWYNIGLKYNMGENAWLSFLWQISDYDSKGTSGFNPFFSSATKAKGGFLTSQASIKY
- a CDS encoding metallophosphoesterase, with amino-acid sequence MEHYVPTRRSILLGSLALGGRVLSSGRRHNAPILEGSRVRFGVITDVHHGLANRTEARLEEFLIACEKRELDFIIQMGDFNHPVPEAQGFLKLWHSHKGQRWGVLGNHDMDMGSKKQALDNWQLKSRYYSFDSGFLHFVVLDANFFRVEQGNARLQSRSWSASLQTRESHPRPCGVESDGDSESRGPYASLETRVPSGLVPYENGNWYRGGITASWIDPEQIEWLASDLKATRKPTVVFVHQPLDDIWEGGSVPNRVEVRKVLEESGKVVAVLQGHNHQDASETRNGILYWRVNSASYAWVGEKYGRMADYDRSLFAFVEIGDMGTKGQRDQGTAPWEAKGEGRRAKGVGPGSEVRGPGSHHPITSSSHHLHFSVEGRRGIFEGDSPFTRGVPNFHRFSPSITSVRVEI
- a CDS encoding UbiD family decarboxylase, producing MGQPSIHGEKREAKSESEEEPNRLSPLAYRIPVAINAFGSRRRMSLALGAEDFEEHAERIEHLLKPELPKGPLDALKMLPKLFGELKNVPPKTVGSGICQEVVMQGDDVDLTKLPILTCWPEDGGPFITLPMVFTYDPEVRGARSEVRGPGPQTSDLRPQTISAAGKRNVGMYRIQLYDKNTCGMHWQMHKTGMRHMEAAAAQGKKIEVAVALGGDPAYTFSAIAPLPPGIDEMMFAGFLRKENAQLVKCKTVDIHVPADAEFVIEGYVDPSERRLEGPFGDHTGYYSLAEDFPVLHVTCVTHRTSPVYPATIVGVPPMEDGWMGKAVERIFLPMIRLSVPEIVDMNLPVEACFHNVAFVSIKKKYPGHAFKVMNAIWGLGGLAFTKYVFVFDEDCDVQNLDEVLFRFGANTDPARDALFSRGPVDQLDHASLAEGFGGKLGFDCTHKWPGENGFTRDFPKLIKMSEDVKKRVDEMWGRLGL